From the Telopea speciosissima isolate NSW1024214 ecotype Mountain lineage chromosome 9, Tspe_v1, whole genome shotgun sequence genome, the window GCTCTTCCATGTATCTTTTGAGCCTCGGCTCTGTCTTCGGGCAAGATGTCGTCCCTCAAGTAAGCAACTGGGTCCATCCAACTCGGTTCTAATTCGATTGGCGCGACCTCTTTTTCTTGATAGGATGGCTCGTGCAACCTTTTGATGTACACCGACCCATTCAACTGTGCTAAATCGTCATTTGAGAGGCACGATAGCGCATCGGCTATTGTGTTCTCGACCCTTGGTACTCTATGCATCTCGAATGCTTTGAATGCTTTTATTAGATCTTTTGCTTTGGCTAGGTAAGCTACCATTCGATTGTCTTTTGCCCCATAATCACCGTTCACCTGGTTTACGACCAACTGAGAATCACTTTTCACGATAAGTCCATCAATCTGGATGACTTTAGCTATCCTTAGCCCTACTAGCAGTGCTTCGTACTCGGCCTtgttattggatgcttggaatcCAAAGCGCAACGcgaattttattttgaagtCTTCTGGACTGGTTAGTATAAATCCAGCTCCGCTTCCCCCAGAATTGCTCGAGCCATCCATAAACATTGTCTAAGGCACTCTGGACTCGCTTTCTTCACGAACTCGTTCTTCTTGATCGTCCTTGTCTTCCCCCTGCATGCACTCGATCATGAAATTGACAAGGGCCTGACCTTTTATGATCATTCTGGGCTTGTACTCGATCTGGTATTCGCTTAGTTCTACTGCCCAAGCTATAAGCCTACCTAACACGTCCGACTTGTGCAATACCTTCTTCAGGGGCTCGTCTGTCATTACCATTATGAGGTAGGCTTAGAAGTAGGGTCTTAACTTTCTCACCACCATGACCAACGTGAACGTGAGCTTCTCGATCTTTGGGTAGCGACTTTCTTCTTTGAGGAGGACGTGGCTGGCATAGTAGACCGATTTCTATAACCCGTTCTCTTCTTTTACCAAGGTCATGCTCACGGCCATAGGAGCAGTTGCTAGATAAATCAGCAGTTCTCCCTTTGGGTCGGGTCATGCCAACAATGGTGGGTTGGCCATATATTCTTTCAAAtcttcgaacgccttctggtAGGTGTCGGTCCAAACGAAGTCTTTGGTTTCCCTATGATTTTTCGGGGACTAAAAGAAGGGCAAACACTTATCTCCCAACCGAGATACGAACCTGGCTAGGGCCGCTATTCTTtcatttagcctttgtacttcgtAGACCATTCTTGGTGGGGTCATCTCTTATATGGCCTGTATTTTCATGGGGTTCAACTCAATCCCCTGCTGGGATACAATGTACCCAAGGAACTTGACCAAGCATATCCCAAAAGCGCACTTTAttgggtttagcttcatctggttggCACTAGTACTTCAAGGTCGGCTAGGTGGTCCACGGCCCGTACTCTCTTCATGAGCATGTCgtccatgtacacctccatgtttCGACTGATCTAAGCCTTGAACATCTTATTCACCATCCTTTGGTAGGTCGCGCCCACGTTCTTCAAGCTAAAGGGCATGACCCGATAGAAAAAGTTTTCTTGGTCAGACCAAAACGTTGTGTACTTCTCATCTCCTTCCTTTATCAGAATCTGGTTGTATCCCGAGTACACGTCCATGAAACTTAATCTTTCATGCCCAGCCATTGCGTCTATCAGGAGGTTTATTTTGGGGAGTGGATACTCGTCttttgggcaagccttgttgagatcAGCATAGTCTGCACACATCCTTCACTTCCCATTCGGCTTAGGCACCATCACTACATTCGCCAACTAGGTTGGGAATTGCTCCTCTTGGATGAAGCCTGATGCCCATAATTTATCTATCTCCTCCTTTATTTCTGCTTGTCACTTTGGGGCAAAGCTCCGACTTTTCTGTTGGACCAACTTCCTGGTTGGGTCCACGTGTAGGGCGTGTTCTACTACGCGACACGAAATACCTGGCATGTCGTCAGCTGTCCAAGCAAACACATCAGCATTTCTTTTGAGGAAGGACCCGAGCTCCCttgcctcttcttctcctaacaGGGCCTCGATCTTTATAGTTTTCGTCAGGTCGCTGTCGTGGATTGATATTTCTAGAAGTTCTTCGACCGGCTCACCCCGCTGATATCTTTGGTCTCCTTCACGGTTGTCACTGACCTCAATCGTAAAGGTTGTTCCCCTACAGTTGCCCTTGGTTTGTTTTACGAATGCAGTGTGGCATTCTCGTGCTTTCCTCTACTCGGTACGACATACCCCTATGCCGTTTGGGGTGACAAACTTCACCTTTAAGTGCTTGATGGAGACCATAGTCCCCAGCTCGTTCAGGCTTGGTCTTCCCAATATGACATTGTAGGCTGTCGTGACCTGTACCACCATAAAGTTTACCTTTATAGTTTTCTGGAATGGGGTCATCCCCACTGTCATCAAAAGTTCAACCGACCCCTTGATCGGGGCGGGTGCTCCAAAGAAACCGCACAAAGATGCAATTTCTGGTTTCAACGTCCCCGGCTCAAACCCAAACTACATATAGGCATCGTAGGATAGCATGTCCACTGACGCCCTGGTGTCTACTAATATACAGTGCACTGGTCTATTTACTATAATGCCTAAACCATGACAGCGTCGTCGGGTGGCCAGGTTAACCCTTCTAGATCCCCGTTCGAAAGAGATGATTGGATCGGTTCGCGCTTTCTTCTCTGGTACTTTAGCTACTGCCATGAACCGTGCCTAGGCCTTGGTTTTCTAGATGATTCCTGCCCAGGTCCTCCTAGAATGGTGAGGATAGTTGGGGTGTTGGAGGTGTTTGCCTCGATTCTTGTTCCACAGTTCTCTCTCCGATCTTCCTGATGATCCTCCTGGCGATCTCGCTCATCCCTACTTTGGGTCCGATCTTCCTTTCTGAGGTCGCTATTTGTCCCCCCGACCCCAAGGGTTGTCTCCCCAGTCTTCCTTGACATATCGTTGAAGGTGCCCCTTTTGGATCACATCctcgatctctctcttcaattatCGATAGTCCTCTGTGTCGTGTCCGACGTCCTGATGGAACTTATAGTATTTCTTCTGGTTCCTGTCCTCAAGCTTCGAGAACATTGGTCTGGGCCACTGTAGAAGGTCCCAATCATAGACCTCCATCATTATGTTCATTCTGGAGGTGTTCAGAGGCGTGTAATCGGGGCTTCGTTCTAGGTTCGGGTACCGATCCAACTTCTGTTTCTTGctatccttcttttcttctttcttgccTGTCCTCTTCTCCTTAGATACCTTGGTGTCAATTATCTTTTGAGCCTTCATGTTGTCAAACATGTTGGCATATTGATAGCATCGGTCCAGTAGCTATGCCATGGTGGATACCGGTTCTAGGGCGAGCAACTTGACCAGGTCATGGTTGGTGACCCCATTGTGTAGGGCATTGAAAGCCATGCCGTCATCAATGTCCTTTATCTCTTGGGATTCCCTGTTGAAGTGAGTGATGTAGTCCCGTATGGACTCGTCAGGTCACTGCCACACTACCAATAGgtttttagttgttttcttttgtttgatgcTGCTTTGGAATCTGCTCACAAAAGCCCTAACCAGCTCTGTGAAACTCTTTATGGAGTTGGGTTTTAGCTTGGCGAACCAGAAGGCTGCTGGTCCCTTCAGGGAGGTCGGGAAGGATCGACACGACATGACGTCAGACCCGTTGTACACTGTCATCATTGCATTGAAGTAGCTTATATGGTTGTTAGGGTTGGTCTTTTCGTCAtaagcttcaaagatgggcGGCTTGAAGCCCCGAGGAAGCTCTGGTCTCATGATCTCGACCGTGAAGGGATATTGGCCGGGTCTAAAATTCTCCTCTAGGGTGGCCCCTTTTTCCAAGGCCTCTAGTTTATCATTGATCTCCTTGAGCTTACGATCAAGCTTGCTCTCTGTGACCTAGCTCGCGCCTGGTCTGCCATGGTCATTGTGTCCATTTAGTCCCCGCCGATCTTCTTGACTGACCGATTTTGGGAGGCTGACCCATAGGGTACGTGAGTCTGAGAGTCTAGTATGGCTCAGCTTGGTATGGCTATGGGTCTCTCTAGGTATTGAGACTAATGGCTCTATCACACGGGATTGGTTCTCTCAGGCTTGAGTAGGTAGGTGTTCGGTCCGAACGACCGCTGGAGAGGGATGGGATGACCCGGCACAACTTCGGTTTCTCTGTGCCCCCACACCCCTAGGAGCTCTTTCTTTGTCAAACTTTGCTCTTGACTGGTTAGATTCTTGACTTAAGGGCAAGAACCCCTGTCCAGGAaaccaggatcactatggagcatcacaccactcaatgagatcaatgagaatacttgaacaggtttccttatatacctgttagaagatggatagcagacccctgtaattttgcagctcacagcctgatgtatgacttggatcccaggtaatctctctcctccttataatggtgggacccacctctgaaaaagtgtgtaaaatcccctagtgggcatgtggggacaataccctaacttagggtcaaaccctgtgcaagccccattgaatttcagcttgctggaactctctaggcgatgcagcaaggcccagagaccgcccagtgactgattttgaatattttaatggattttatttgtggggaccaACCAATATGaatatgggcaccctccattgatagagggaagtttgagggaccacctcatgccctcagttcactgtggaccccactagtgtgcccagaatcaatcagaatcagtttaaaaactgatttttgaaaGAGGCCTCCACAGACAAATAGGCCTCAATGAGGGctaagtctataaataggaggggtctgagctaatttagaacccttagtaaacctgaaatccgtgggagagaagagaggaaagaaaggagaaaaagaagaaggagaagaagaaggaggaagggaggaagaagaagggctgtTGCCACCACCTATCTAGGCTGGAAACCGAGCCCTCCCTGGCTCTGTGCAGGTATAAGAACACCCTATTTGCCTGctgtttctattttcctctctCATTTCTGTGTTTatgcttcctgggcagcccaaactagctagggtttgcccagatctCCTCCACCACTCACTTAAACGtgatttcttgatttctcaattTCCACAGTGTTCCTCCCAAgccctgatttcttctctcagCCACTAGCTATATCGACAGCGTTTTTCTCGACCCACGATTTCCTCTGAATTCGCTACAGTACACTACTACGCTATAGTGTTTAGTCCAAAATTTAAATTGTGGCTTGCCTTTTCGGCAAACCTGGTAAAACATTTTCTACTCTATACTGGGTAGCGAACTCTGATACATGTTGGCCCTGTTACAGCTGTGAAGGGTCTTTGTTACTTTACCCTATTTTGCTATATATTACCTTGCTCTGATTTATATTGTCTTATTACATTGTGGCTTATACTATTACCCTATTCTATTATATATTCTGTTGTACATTGTTTTTACATTGTTGCTATATAATATTCTTTCTATTGTTGCCTCTAATTCCATTAATGTGCTTTATATTAGTCTAACATCTTGGCTATTGTTTACTGTTTATTGGTTCTATTACCCTGTTCTATTACCTATTTTATTAAACATTGTTTTTACATTGTTGCCATATACTATTCTTTCCATTGTTGCTTCTAAATCCCCACCCTGATTGTTGATTATTGCTTACCCctcatatttgttttttttattttcttgggctTATGTCGTGCTTATCTTCACTTTGCTCGGATTTAAAATTTTACCCTATAAatcatatttatttttaaattatactattATATTATATAGTAGTTATCTTATACTAGTGCGTCAGGTAGGCAGCCGACACTATATTCTATACAGCCAATCCCTTTTACATGGATCCTACTATCTTTTGATTATTCCTTGTCTTGTTTTATATCATGTCTTCAAGTACTAATCATGTTCAtaagcgtaggattagatttgCATCCTCGAACATCGGATCTTTGACCGGTAAGAGTATGGAGTTGATTGATGCTatgcgaagaagaagaattaatgtGGCATGCATTCAAGAAACTAGATGGAAGGGTCACAAAGCGAAGGCATTAGATGATTTCAAACTATGGTACTTGGGAGATGAAAGTGGGAGaggtggagtgggcatagttgTTGACAAAGACCTTAAGAACGAAGTAGTAGATGTTAAAAGATTAGGGGATAGGATCATATCTATCAAGCTGGTGCTAGACAATGAGGTTATCAACATTGCTAGAGCATACGCACCCCAAGCAGGTTTGGATGAGAGTGTTAAAATACAATTCTGGGagcacatggatggattagtacAGGGTTTTGGTTCGGGAGATAAAATTATTATTGGAGGGGATCTTAACGGACATGTGGGCAGGGATCATAGAGGCTTTGAAGAGGTTCACGGAGGATACGgagttggagagaggaatgaagaggggatATCAGTGTTAGACTTTGCGATAGCGTTTGACCTGTGCATTACAAAtaccttttttaaaaagagagatgaaCATTTAATTACCTACAAGAGTGGGCACCATGCaagccaaatagattttttcctAACAAGAAGGTTTGACAGACCTttatgtaaggattgtaagaTTATACCAGGAGAGAGCTTAACCGCCCAACGTAGACTGATGGTCTTAGATATGTACCTCAGTACGGGAAAACGTAAGAAAGCAAAACAAGTttgccctaagataagatgggggCGATTCCAAGGAGTTCTCTTAGAGTCATTTTTCGATAAAGTAGCTCTATAAGGAAAGTGGGATTCTGAGGGAGATACCAATGAGATGTGGActgagatgatgacttgtattaagaaggttgctaaagaagtCCTGGGGATTTCAAAAGGTATGTGTGTGTCCCCtaaagagacttggtggtgggatgacgaagttcaagcagccattaagactaagaaagctcatattaagacttggcaaaggactaacgAGGCAGATGATAAGATGAGATATTATGTAGCCAAAAAAGAAGCTCAAAAAACTGTCGGGAAAGTAAGAGTGAAAAAATATGATGACCTCTATAAAAAActtaatacaaaggaaggggaaaatacAATTTATCGGATAGCCAaagtaagagaaaggaagagcagagatttggatcatgttagatgcattaagagtGAGGAAGGTCGAGTATTAATACGAGATGAGGACATTATGAAAAGATGGGGTGAATATTTTTACAACCTACTTAATGGAGCTATCTTGACCGATAAGATGGATTTAAAAGTGGAGAGGAATAGTCTTGAAGCCAATACACGTCATGAACATCTACAACGAGTTGGTGAGGCTGAAGTTAAAGAGGCCCTGCAGAAGATGAAGGTTGGGAAATCACCGGGAtcggatgagatcccaattgaagtgtggaagagcttaggagcaCGAGGgatatcttggctaaccaagttgtttaacaagattttgagtacaaagaaaatacCAGATGAGtagaggagaagcattgtagtctcaatttatatgaataaaggtgatatccagaacTTCAATAACTATAGGGGCacaaaactaatgagtcataccacgaaactttgggaaaaaatcattgaagttcacttaagaagagaaactattatatcggagaaccaatttgattttatgccagggagattcacgacagaagctatttaccttttaAGGAGACTTATGAAAATATTTAGA encodes:
- the LOC122638941 gene encoding uncharacterized protein LOC122638941, which produces MSSSTNHVHKRRIRFASSNIGSLTGKSMELIDAMRRRRINVACIQETRWKGHKAKALDDFKLWYLGDESGRGGVGIVVDKDLKNEVVDVKRLGDRIISIKLVLDNEVINIARAYAPQAGLDESVKIQFWEHMDGLVQGFGSGDKIIIGGDLNGHVGRDHRGFEEVHGGYGVGERNEEGISVLDFAIAFDLCITNTFFKKRDEHLITYKSGHHASQIDFFLTRRFDRPLCKDCKIIPGESLTAQRRLMVLDMYLSTGKRKKAKQVCPKIRWGRFQGVLLESFFDKVAL